From the genome of Brevibacterium sp. JSBI002, one region includes:
- a CDS encoding alpha/beta hydrolase family protein, with the protein MVRDTKFPARLLAAGIGVGAGLGALISVASSGLAAYFARKIIVPENAPEELDILHIDGFPPNMRIQLPADEETTVPGTYGLYFNQGSGHAVVGDIVEYDPRSRTVSREILSVTRGDIRRAWRGRWTGVVYPDPIAAGVNFDDIEIRSDAGDLPAWLLPTDHPEPHDTWAILIHGRASTRAEGLRAAPVLNTLGVPSIAMSYRNDAEVRVETTSRYGLGDTEWIDVDAAIDFAVEHGAKNVVLFGWSMGGAIALQAASRGRNRRFVTALVLDGPVVDWVNVLDGQAKKNLLPTPIAKLTLEMITQPWARPITGLETPLDLDRMDWVTRAAELDVPVLLIHSDDDEFVPSGPSHALAGVRRDLVTMPTYGKAHHTKEWNIDPVRWEDDVANFLEAKILPKD; encoded by the coding sequence ATGGTCCGCGACACGAAGTTCCCCGCCCGCCTGCTCGCTGCCGGTATCGGCGTCGGCGCCGGACTCGGTGCCCTGATCTCTGTGGCGTCATCGGGTCTGGCCGCCTACTTCGCCCGCAAGATCATCGTTCCGGAGAACGCACCGGAAGAACTCGACATCCTGCACATCGACGGTTTCCCGCCGAATATGCGCATTCAGCTGCCCGCCGATGAGGAGACCACGGTGCCCGGCACCTATGGCCTCTACTTCAACCAGGGTTCGGGACATGCCGTCGTCGGCGACATCGTCGAATACGATCCGCGCTCGCGCACCGTCTCCCGAGAGATCCTGTCCGTCACCCGCGGCGATATCCGACGGGCCTGGCGGGGACGCTGGACCGGAGTCGTCTATCCTGATCCGATCGCTGCCGGAGTGAACTTCGACGACATCGAGATCCGCTCCGACGCCGGGGACCTGCCCGCGTGGCTGCTGCCGACCGACCATCCAGAGCCGCACGACACCTGGGCGATCCTCATCCACGGCCGAGCCAGCACCCGCGCCGAGGGACTGCGTGCCGCTCCCGTGCTCAACACCCTCGGGGTGCCCTCGATCGCGATGTCCTACCGCAACGACGCCGAGGTGCGTGTGGAGACCACATCGCGCTACGGACTCGGCGACACCGAATGGATCGACGTCGACGCCGCAATCGACTTCGCGGTCGAACACGGAGCGAAGAACGTCGTGCTCTTCGGCTGGTCGATGGGCGGAGCCATCGCCCTGCAGGCGGCCTCCCGCGGACGCAACCGCAGATTCGTCACCGCGCTGGTCCTCGACGGACCCGTCGTCGACTGGGTGAACGTGCTCGACGGTCAGGCGAAGAAGAACCTGCTGCCGACACCGATCGCCAAACTCACGCTCGAGATGATCACCCAGCCATGGGCACGGCCGATCACCGGACTTGAGACCCCGCTCGATCTCGATCGCATGGATTGGGTGACCCGTGCCGCCGAACTCGATGTGCCGGTTCTGCTCATCCACTCCGACGACGACGAATTCGTTCCCTCCGGCCCCTCCCATGCGCTGGCAGGTGTCAGACGGGATCTGGTCACGATGCCCACATACGGCAAGGCCCATCACACGAAGGAATGGAACATCGACCCGGTGCGCTGGGAAGACGATGTCGCGAACTTCCTCGAAGCGAAGATCCTGCCCAAGGACTGA
- the msrB gene encoding peptide-methionine (R)-S-oxide reductase MsrB, giving the protein MTQSSDINAGTSTNEEAAAEEIRWQDVLTPEEFAVLRQGATERPFTGEYNDETAAGMYQCRACGADLFPSDTKFASHCGWPSFYAPLAEDRVRYIRDTSMGMERVEVRCANCDSHMGHVFSGEGYGTPTDQRYCINSISLKLNTDAADS; this is encoded by the coding sequence ATGACTCAGTCATCAGATATCAACGCTGGAACTTCGACGAACGAGGAGGCCGCGGCTGAGGAGATCCGTTGGCAGGACGTGCTCACTCCCGAGGAGTTCGCGGTGTTGCGCCAGGGCGCGACCGAACGTCCCTTCACCGGCGAGTACAACGATGAGACGGCAGCCGGGATGTACCAGTGTCGGGCCTGCGGAGCCGACCTGTTCCCCTCCGATACGAAGTTCGCCTCGCACTGCGGATGGCCGTCGTTCTATGCGCCTCTGGCCGAGGACCGGGTCCGCTACATCCGCGACACCTCGATGGGCATGGAACGCGTCGAGGTCCGCTGCGCGAACTGCGACTCGCATATGGGCCACGTCTTCTCGGGCGAAGGCTACGGCACTCCCACCGACCAGCGCTACTGCATCAACTCGATCTCGTTGAAGCTCAACACCGACGCTGCGGACAGCTGA
- a CDS encoding GNAT family N-acetyltransferase: protein MATDTQSTEATELVVETFDELRPRELYGILQLRSRVFVVEQDCVFLDPDGVDSLPETLHFVYPRPATAMSDTHGAEHGRDLSPWAYARLLPAEVPDGPAARPGARSISRVATHPDARGQGWGRRLLSDIVQAWSAAPLTLNAQSHLEGLYSSLGFAPNGPRFDEDGIEHTPMERPAG, encoded by the coding sequence GTGGCGACGGACACTCAGAGCACCGAGGCGACCGAGCTCGTCGTGGAGACCTTCGACGAGCTCCGGCCCAGGGAGCTCTACGGAATTCTGCAGCTGCGCTCCCGAGTCTTCGTCGTCGAACAGGACTGCGTGTTCCTCGACCCCGACGGGGTGGACTCACTGCCGGAGACCCTGCACTTCGTCTACCCGCGACCGGCCACGGCGATGTCGGACACTCACGGCGCCGAGCACGGACGCGACCTCTCGCCATGGGCCTATGCCCGTCTGCTGCCGGCGGAGGTGCCCGACGGTCCGGCAGCCAGGCCGGGAGCACGCAGCATCAGTCGCGTCGCCACTCACCCCGATGCCCGCGGGCAGGGTTGGGGCCGCCGACTGCTCAGCGACATCGTTCAGGCCTGGTCAGCTGCCCCGCTGACGCTCAACGCACAGTCACACCTCGAGGGGCTGTACTCGTCCCTCGGCTTCGCCCCGAACGGTCCGCGCTTCGACGAGGACGGGATCGAGCACACCCCCATGGAGCGCCCGGCCGGCTGA
- a CDS encoding MarR family winged helix-turn-helix transcriptional regulator, which translates to MLEPEASTEPLDNPLALESQICFALAVASRGVIGAYRSVLEPISLTHPQYLVMLALWQHEKLPMREIARLLRLEPATVSPLVKRLEALDYVTKTRSDSDERIVEVTLTDTGRELRKTAEAIPGTMMAKLGMDVDGVRELHAVMQKIIASVDAAAEG; encoded by the coding sequence ATGCTGGAACCCGAAGCTTCGACGGAGCCGCTGGACAACCCGCTGGCGCTGGAAAGTCAGATCTGCTTCGCTCTGGCGGTGGCGTCCCGCGGGGTGATCGGCGCGTATCGCTCCGTGCTCGAACCCATCAGTCTGACGCATCCGCAGTATCTGGTCATGCTTGCGCTGTGGCAGCACGAGAAGCTGCCGATGCGCGAGATCGCTCGACTGCTGCGACTCGAACCCGCGACTGTGTCCCCGTTGGTCAAACGCCTCGAAGCGCTGGACTATGTGACGAAGACGCGCAGCGACAGCGATGAGCGGATCGTCGAGGTCACCCTCACCGACACCGGCCGTGAACTGCGCAAGACCGCCGAGGCGATTCCCGGAACGATGATGGCCAAGCTCGGCATGGACGTCGACGGAGTCCGCGAACTGCACGCGGTGATGCAGAAGATCATCGCCTCCGTCGACGCCGCCGCCGAGGGCTGA
- the hemQ gene encoding hydrogen peroxide-dependent heme synthase, with amino-acid sequence MSEYTQPTDAQIEEANEQTRYIAYSVFASAGELGDADRRELADELHAALEPLKERGLIVRGIYDVSALRADADVLFWYHAPEIEVVQAAYSAIRRSLIGGVLEPVWSVVGIHRPAEFNKAHLPALLTDPEPGDYICVYPFVRSYDWYLLDPAERAKMLRDHGMAAAPYKDIKANTIASFALGDYEWLLAFEAAELHRIVDLMRDLRNTEARLHVREEVPFYTGPRRELVDIISDWR; translated from the coding sequence ATGAGCGAATACACTCAGCCCACCGACGCCCAGATCGAGGAAGCGAACGAGCAGACGCGGTATATCGCCTACTCCGTCTTCGCCTCTGCTGGAGAACTCGGCGATGCCGACCGCAGGGAACTCGCCGATGAGCTGCATGCGGCTCTCGAGCCCCTGAAGGAACGCGGTCTGATCGTGCGCGGAATCTACGACGTCTCCGCCCTGCGCGCCGATGCCGACGTCCTGTTCTGGTACCACGCCCCCGAAATCGAGGTCGTCCAGGCCGCGTACTCGGCGATCCGCCGCAGCCTGATCGGCGGAGTGCTCGAACCCGTGTGGTCCGTCGTCGGAATCCACCGCCCGGCGGAGTTCAACAAGGCCCACCTGCCCGCTCTGCTGACTGATCCCGAGCCCGGCGACTACATCTGCGTGTACCCGTTCGTGCGGTCCTACGACTGGTACCTCCTCGACCCCGCCGAGCGGGCGAAGATGCTGCGCGACCACGGTATGGCCGCCGCCCCGTACAAGGACATCAAGGCGAACACGATCGCCTCCTTCGCCCTCGGCGACTACGAATGGCTGCTGGCCTTCGAAGCCGCCGAGCTCCATCGCATCGTCGACCTGATGCGCGATCTGCGCAACACCGAGGCGCGCCTGCACGTGCGCGAAGAGGTACCGTTCTACACCGGACCGCGGCGCGAACTCGTCGACATCATCTCCGACTGGCGCTGA
- the hemG gene encoding protoporphyrinogen oxidase encodes MSQITVVGGGISGLVAAYRLSADHRVTVLESGDLLGGCLKATTLDGGVPVGIDSGAEASLNRRPETKILAAELGLASVFPSTRHSSQVLSRGSLHAIPKRTIMGVPAEAAEVESLIGTEAAARLAAERITPPIEGDDVSLGDFLSERLGGAIVDELVDPLLGGVYAGRCRDLSLAETVPALLPAAIEGTSVLDLVARLLAARDAQTASTGNPEPVFMSFEGGINRLIPALHEAIVLDGGTVRLGAGVTGIDRDGERWIVRGEGDDIESDGLVLATPAHVTAGLLRSVAPESASRLGEIPYASTALVAALVDLGGVELKGSGFLVPATEGTFIKASTFVSNKWPWTADHIPAGRPWCG; translated from the coding sequence ATGTCTCAGATCACCGTCGTCGGAGGAGGGATCTCCGGCCTCGTCGCCGCCTATCGTCTCTCCGCCGACCACCGAGTGACCGTGCTGGAATCAGGCGACCTCCTCGGCGGCTGTCTGAAAGCGACCACGCTCGATGGCGGCGTGCCCGTGGGCATCGACTCAGGAGCCGAAGCGAGCCTCAACCGACGTCCGGAGACCAAGATCCTGGCCGCCGAACTCGGCCTCGCCTCGGTGTTCCCCTCGACCCGGCACAGTTCGCAGGTGCTCAGTCGAGGAAGCCTGCACGCGATTCCCAAACGGACGATCATGGGGGTGCCCGCCGAAGCGGCCGAGGTCGAATCCCTCATCGGCACCGAGGCGGCCGCTCGCTTGGCGGCCGAACGGATCACCCCGCCGATCGAGGGTGATGACGTCTCGCTGGGGGACTTCCTGTCCGAGCGCCTCGGCGGCGCCATCGTCGACGAACTCGTTGATCCGCTGCTCGGCGGCGTCTACGCCGGTCGCTGCCGGGACCTGTCCCTGGCCGAAACGGTGCCCGCGCTGCTGCCCGCTGCGATCGAGGGCACCTCGGTGCTCGACCTCGTCGCACGGCTCCTCGCCGCCCGCGATGCCCAGACCGCGTCGACAGGGAACCCGGAACCGGTGTTCATGAGCTTCGAAGGCGGAATCAACCGCCTCATCCCGGCCCTGCACGAGGCGATCGTGCTGGACGGCGGGACGGTCCGCCTCGGCGCCGGTGTCACCGGGATCGACCGCGACGGCGAAAGGTGGATCGTCCGCGGTGAGGGGGACGACATCGAATCCGATGGGCTCGTTCTCGCCACGCCCGCGCATGTGACTGCCGGGCTGCTGAGGTCGGTGGCCCCGGAATCGGCGAGCCGCCTCGGCGAGATTCCCTATGCCTCCACCGCCTTGGTCGCCGCCCTCGTCGACCTCGGGGGAGTCGAACTGAAGGGTTCGGGGTTCCTCGTCCCCGCGACCGAGGGCACGTTCATCAAGGCCTCGACTTTCGTGTCGAACAAATGGCCGTGGACGGCCGACCATATCCCCGCGGGACGGCCCTGGTGCGGATGA
- the hemE gene encoding uroporphyrinogen decarboxylase produces MTSPLLAALRSEPVSHTPVWFMRQAGRSLPEYRKLREGTQMLDACRDPEMVSEITLQPVRRHGVDAAIFFSDIVVPLQAAGVEVEIVPGVGPVIASPVRSRADIDALPELDAADIPDIAESIQRVTAELGEATPLIGFAGAPFTLASYLIEGGPSKNHEKTKSLMVSDPEAFSALLSKLATMSATFIDVQLNAGAKAFQLFDSWAGYLARDDYEDHVLEHSTAVFDALSGHDVPSIHFGVQTGELLGSMAQAGSTTVGVDFRVDLADAATRVNPGQALQGNLDPALLFAPWEALSARVEAIVRKGLELDRGFVFNLGHGVLPDTDPEVPGRVVDLVHRVSAEILGSRG; encoded by the coding sequence ATGACATCACCCCTGTTGGCTGCCCTGCGTTCGGAGCCGGTTTCGCACACTCCCGTCTGGTTCATGCGGCAGGCCGGCCGCTCCCTGCCTGAGTACCGCAAGCTGCGCGAAGGCACTCAGATGCTCGATGCCTGCCGCGACCCCGAGATGGTCTCCGAGATCACCCTCCAGCCGGTCCGCCGCCACGGCGTCGACGCGGCCATCTTCTTCTCCGATATCGTCGTCCCGCTCCAGGCCGCCGGAGTCGAGGTGGAGATCGTTCCCGGCGTCGGCCCGGTCATCGCCTCCCCGGTGCGCTCCCGCGCCGATATCGACGCCCTGCCCGAACTCGACGCCGCCGACATCCCGGACATCGCCGAATCGATCCAGCGGGTGACCGCCGAACTCGGCGAGGCCACCCCGCTCATCGGCTTCGCCGGTGCTCCGTTCACCCTGGCCAGCTACCTCATCGAAGGCGGGCCGAGTAAGAACCACGAGAAGACGAAGTCGCTCATGGTCTCCGACCCCGAGGCGTTCTCGGCCCTGCTGAGCAAGCTTGCGACGATGTCGGCGACCTTCATCGACGTGCAGCTGAACGCCGGTGCCAAGGCCTTCCAGCTCTTCGACTCCTGGGCCGGCTACCTCGCTCGCGACGACTACGAGGACCACGTCCTCGAACACTCCACCGCAGTCTTCGACGCATTGTCCGGACACGACGTGCCCAGCATCCACTTCGGCGTGCAGACCGGTGAGCTGCTCGGCTCCATGGCACAGGCCGGATCGACGACCGTTGGCGTCGACTTCCGCGTCGACCTCGCCGATGCCGCCACTCGCGTCAATCCCGGTCAGGCGCTCCAGGGCAACCTGGACCCGGCCCTGCTCTTCGCCCCGTGGGAGGCGCTGTCGGCCCGCGTCGAGGCGATCGTGCGCAAGGGACTCGAACTCGACCGCGGATTCGTCTTCAACCTCGGCCACGGCGTCCTGCCCGACACCGACCCCGAGGTGCCCGGACGCGTCGTCGACCTCGTGCACCGCGTCTCGGCCGAGATCCTCGGCAGCCGCGGCTGA
- a CDS encoding DUF3000 domain-containing protein — translation MVNTSPLNRIPAEFSAVTSVLRQARSTNNVSISEIPAPARLAPYSYALGAEVSADETFLRASGEAIDELATGRIVVLFDPAAPEEWEGSFRVVSYIRAELEHELGNETMLGHVAWSWLEDALDANDCQVLAAGGTTTRVLSESFGTLADRPATIDLELRASWTPVIDEPDLIGNHFEAWIDLLSTVAGLPPLPEGVTALPGRRR, via the coding sequence GTGGTCAACACCTCACCTCTCAATCGCATTCCGGCGGAGTTCTCCGCCGTGACGTCGGTGCTGCGTCAGGCGCGCAGCACGAACAACGTGTCGATTTCCGAGATTCCCGCCCCGGCCCGTCTGGCGCCCTACTCCTATGCGCTCGGGGCCGAGGTCAGCGCCGATGAGACGTTTCTGCGGGCCAGCGGCGAGGCCATCGACGAGCTCGCCACCGGCCGCATCGTCGTCCTCTTCGATCCCGCCGCCCCCGAGGAATGGGAGGGGTCGTTCCGGGTGGTCTCCTATATCCGGGCCGAACTCGAACACGAACTCGGCAATGAGACGATGCTCGGGCATGTGGCATGGAGCTGGCTCGAGGATGCCCTCGATGCCAACGACTGCCAGGTGCTCGCCGCCGGCGGGACGACCACACGGGTGCTGTCCGAGAGCTTCGGCACCTTGGCCGATCGCCCGGCCACGATAGACTTGGAGCTGCGCGCCTCGTGGACACCCGTGATTGACGAGCCGGATCTGATCGGCAATCACTTCGAGGCCTGGATCGATCTGCTCAGCACAGTCGCCGGACTGCCACCACTTCCTGAAGGAGTCACAGCCCTGCCCGGGCGCCGTCGATGA
- a CDS encoding HRDC domain-containing protein, giving the protein METPANGIPDVVDTPEDLSTSIASLAAAQGPIAIDAERASGIRYGQRAFLVQLRREGAGTFLLDSETLGDLSDLNPALGSDEWVIHSVTQDLPCLQERGMRPAALFDTELAARLLGWEKFGLAAVAERTLGVRLAKEHSAADWSTRPLPKEWLNYAALDVEVLLPIRDILHQQLLDLDRWEFAQQEFAHLLDFTPKHFDEPWRRTHGLSKIRSRRDIARVRELWQARDSMAREADLAPTKILRDRELVALAQSGVKSSDDILAQWRRLSRAEAARLFRAYRKASRLGAEELPGRFERGRSKRSAFNPAELKERVAALKAAMSELSDELTIPHDVLLQPAIVKSLAAESNVDVEDYLAEAGARPWQVELSAPELQKALAGLPQA; this is encoded by the coding sequence TTGGAAACACCCGCGAACGGCATCCCCGACGTCGTCGACACACCAGAGGACCTCTCCACCTCGATCGCCAGTCTGGCCGCCGCCCAGGGTCCGATCGCCATCGACGCCGAACGTGCTTCCGGCATCAGATACGGGCAGCGCGCCTTCCTCGTCCAGCTGCGACGTGAAGGTGCGGGCACCTTCCTCCTCGATTCCGAGACGCTCGGTGACCTCAGCGACCTCAACCCGGCTCTCGGCTCCGACGAGTGGGTCATCCATTCGGTGACGCAGGACCTGCCGTGCCTGCAGGAGCGCGGAATGCGCCCGGCCGCTCTGTTCGACACCGAGCTGGCCGCCAGGCTGCTCGGGTGGGAGAAGTTCGGTCTGGCCGCAGTCGCCGAACGCACCCTGGGGGTGCGACTGGCTAAGGAGCATTCGGCCGCCGACTGGTCGACGCGTCCGCTGCCGAAGGAGTGGCTGAACTATGCCGCCCTCGACGTCGAGGTGCTCCTGCCGATCCGCGATATCCTCCACCAGCAGCTTCTCGACTTGGACCGGTGGGAATTTGCGCAGCAGGAGTTCGCGCACCTGCTCGACTTCACCCCGAAGCATTTCGATGAGCCGTGGCGACGCACGCATGGACTCTCGAAGATCAGGTCCCGCCGCGACATCGCCCGAGTCCGCGAGCTCTGGCAGGCGCGGGATTCCATGGCCCGTGAAGCCGATCTGGCTCCCACGAAGATCCTGCGCGATCGTGAGCTCGTCGCCCTCGCCCAGTCCGGTGTGAAGTCCAGCGATGACATCCTGGCGCAGTGGCGCCGGCTCTCTCGCGCCGAGGCGGCCCGGCTCTTCCGTGCCTACCGCAAGGCCTCCCGGTTGGGTGCCGAAGAGCTGCCGGGACGGTTCGAACGCGGACGGTCGAAGCGCAGCGCGTTCAACCCGGCGGAGCTCAAGGAGCGGGTGGCGGCGCTCAAGGCCGCAATGTCGGAGCTTTCCGACGAGCTGACGATCCCCCATGATGTGCTCCTCCAGCCGGCAATCGTGAAGTCCCTGGCTGCGGAGTCGAACGTCGATGTCGAGGATTACCTCGCCGAGGCGGGGGCACGGCCCTGGCAGGTCGAGCTCAGTGCTCCCGAGCTGCAGAAGGCCTTGGCCGGACTCCCCCAGGCCTGA
- a CDS encoding MFS transporter, with the protein MIAWRAVLGVGGAMMLPSTLGLIFVLFADPKARGVAIGVWAGGISAGVALGPLLSGLLLEVFGWQATFLVAVPVMALVAIGAPLLLPEHKDPTAKIDLLSALLLVASLLAIIYGVKRFATQEPAGPSIGLLIAGALVGLWFVIRQLRATQPLLDVRLFANRTVSGALAVFLLSAAALGGVYSLFTQYLQQVQGLSPMQAGLSILPAAAVLIVVSTLSPMLARRFRPGNVIAVGLLTQVVGYILFTQLDAGTGLALVIASFVVTYPGVAPSMALTTDLVVSSVPPEKAGGASGLATTVNDLGISLGVAVIGSIGIAAYRSQISGSLPDGLPPEAAAAAETGIDGAIDAAGQLPGDIGEALTTAAQQAFTSGLNAAGITSAVIAAVAAIIAAVGLRHIRPTGQAHDDAEKEPAQES; encoded by the coding sequence ATGATCGCCTGGCGCGCCGTCCTCGGCGTGGGAGGAGCCATGATGCTCCCGTCCACGCTGGGACTGATCTTCGTGCTCTTCGCCGACCCGAAGGCGCGAGGCGTCGCGATCGGCGTGTGGGCCGGCGGGATCTCCGCCGGCGTCGCCCTCGGACCACTGCTGTCCGGACTGCTGCTGGAAGTCTTCGGCTGGCAGGCGACGTTCCTGGTCGCGGTGCCCGTGATGGCGTTGGTGGCCATCGGCGCGCCGCTGCTGCTGCCTGAGCACAAGGATCCGACCGCGAAGATCGATCTGCTCAGCGCACTGCTCCTGGTCGCCTCGCTGCTGGCCATCATCTACGGCGTCAAGCGCTTCGCCACCCAGGAGCCGGCCGGTCCGTCGATCGGCCTGCTGATCGCCGGAGCACTGGTCGGGTTGTGGTTCGTGATCCGGCAGCTGCGCGCGACCCAGCCCCTGCTTGACGTGCGGCTGTTCGCCAACCGCACCGTCAGCGGAGCACTTGCGGTGTTCCTCCTCTCGGCCGCGGCGCTGGGTGGGGTGTACTCGCTGTTCACCCAGTACCTGCAGCAGGTCCAGGGGCTCTCGCCCATGCAGGCCGGGCTGTCAATCCTGCCCGCCGCGGCAGTCCTCATCGTCGTCTCGACCCTCTCGCCGATGCTCGCCCGAAGGTTCCGGCCGGGCAACGTGATCGCCGTCGGACTACTCACCCAGGTCGTCGGCTACATCCTGTTCACCCAGCTCGACGCCGGCACCGGCCTCGCGCTGGTGATCGCGAGCTTCGTCGTCACCTACCCCGGGGTCGCGCCGTCCATGGCGCTGACCACGGACCTGGTCGTGAGCTCGGTCCCACCGGAGAAGGCCGGCGGTGCCTCCGGGCTCGCGACGACCGTCAATGACCTCGGGATCTCCCTCGGCGTCGCGGTCATCGGCAGCATCGGGATCGCCGCCTACCGCAGCCAGATCTCCGGCTCCCTGCCCGATGGGCTGCCACCGGAGGCCGCGGCCGCGGCTGAGACCGGAATCGACGGGGCCATCGACGCCGCCGGGCAGCTGCCGGGTGACATCGGAGAGGCACTGACGACCGCGGCCCAACAGGCCTTCACCAGCGGACTCAACGCCGCCGGGATCACCTCCGCCGTCATCGCTGCCGTCGCCGCGATCATCGCCGCCGTCGGCCTGCGCCATATCCGCCCCACCGGGCAGGCCCACGACGACGCCGAGAAGGAACCCGCTCAGGAGTCGTGA
- a CDS encoding multicopper oxidase family protein produces the protein MHSTLNRRQFLSVSALTLTAAGLAGCSTTTTKTTSFVRPTSAAVTAAEAKRRSTGTVVQRALTAEPVTLDLGGKTAKTWAYRGASAAQPLRGNVGDTLKVAFTNDLPDPTSVHWHGLALRNDMDGVPSLTQDAVKPGGSFDYEFTLPASGTFWFHPHVGTQQDRGLYAPLIIDDPNEKGDYDKEWVIVLDDWLDGVTATPDEVMKQLGQGMMDHDSGGHGDMEMGPMRMGNTLMGATSPLLGGDAGDVYYPLYLINGKPANDPQTFAAKPGERIRLRIINAGGDTAFRFGVTEHEMTITHSDGFPVKPLKAESLVLGMGERYDAIITAGDGAFAVIAEALGKQNQAHAVLRTGLGSAPAKDVKLPQQKTPATADSLKATSSVALPKRAVDRTLSLELTGGMEKYDWAINGKRMNMDKPMRDALGIVEGERVALEFKNSTTMWHPMHLHGHTYQHPGGGPRKDTSIVVPGTTLRVEFDADNLGRWLSHCHNVYHGEAGMMTTIAYQVN, from the coding sequence ATGCACTCCACCCTGAACCGCAGGCAGTTCCTGTCCGTCAGCGCACTGACGCTGACCGCCGCCGGCCTCGCCGGATGCAGCACCACTACCACCAAGACAACCTCGTTCGTGAGGCCCACCAGCGCTGCGGTCACCGCCGCGGAGGCGAAGCGACGCAGCACCGGTACCGTCGTGCAGCGCGCGCTGACCGCCGAACCGGTCACCCTCGACCTCGGCGGGAAGACCGCGAAGACCTGGGCCTACCGGGGAGCCTCGGCGGCCCAGCCGCTGCGCGGCAACGTCGGCGACACCCTGAAAGTCGCCTTCACCAACGATCTCCCTGACCCGACCAGCGTCCACTGGCACGGACTGGCGCTGCGCAACGACATGGACGGAGTGCCGAGCCTCACCCAGGATGCCGTGAAGCCCGGCGGGTCGTTTGATTACGAGTTCACACTGCCCGCATCAGGCACGTTCTGGTTCCATCCCCACGTCGGCACGCAACAAGACCGTGGCCTGTATGCGCCGCTGATCATCGATGACCCGAACGAGAAGGGCGACTACGACAAGGAATGGGTCATCGTCCTTGATGACTGGCTCGACGGCGTCACCGCGACGCCGGACGAGGTGATGAAGCAGCTCGGCCAGGGAATGATGGACCACGATAGTGGGGGACACGGTGACATGGAGATGGGCCCGATGCGAATGGGCAACACCCTCATGGGCGCGACCTCGCCTCTGCTCGGCGGCGACGCAGGCGACGTCTACTACCCCCTCTACCTGATCAACGGCAAGCCCGCCAATGACCCGCAAACCTTTGCCGCCAAGCCCGGAGAGCGGATCAGGCTGAGGATCATCAATGCTGGCGGCGACACCGCTTTCCGCTTTGGCGTCACCGAGCACGAGATGACGATCACGCACTCCGACGGATTCCCCGTCAAACCCCTCAAGGCAGAGAGCCTCGTTCTTGGAATGGGGGAGCGCTACGACGCGATCATCACCGCCGGCGACGGCGCATTCGCAGTCATCGCCGAAGCCCTAGGGAAGCAGAACCAGGCCCATGCTGTTCTGCGCACTGGGTTGGGAAGCGCGCCCGCGAAGGACGTGAAGCTGCCCCAGCAGAAGACCCCCGCCACCGCGGACAGCCTCAAAGCAACCAGTTCAGTCGCTCTGCCGAAGCGCGCCGTCGACCGCACTCTCTCACTCGAGCTGACCGGTGGCATGGAGAAATACGACTGGGCGATCAATGGCAAGCGCATGAACATGGACAAGCCGATGCGCGACGCCCTCGGCATCGTCGAAGGGGAGCGGGTCGCCCTCGAGTTCAAGAACTCGACGACGATGTGGCATCCGATGCATCTGCACGGGCACACCTACCAGCATCCAGGGGGAGGGCCGCGCAAGGACACCTCGATCGTTGTTCCCGGCACAACGTTGCGGGTCGAGTTCGATGCCGACAATCTCGGACGGTGGCTCTCGCACTGCCACAATGTCTACCACGGGGAAGCCGGGATGATGACGACGATCGCCTACCAGGTCAACTGA
- a CDS encoding DUF6153 family protein, protein METVTDEPRRSRHWLQLVVLAALLITGLLGMHALVGGPAAATTSTASPAHASSSSPGMTGMTTTASMSSASGAQGLVRGSGGCADAMNSGDSTCVSAPTAESIPALPVPSVAAVPTPVSAPMPAPPSETPRRFALTHLELSIYRT, encoded by the coding sequence GTGGAGACCGTGACCGATGAACCCCGCCGCAGCCGGCACTGGCTTCAGCTGGTCGTTCTTGCGGCGCTGCTGATCACGGGTCTTCTCGGCATGCACGCGCTGGTCGGCGGGCCGGCAGCGGCGACGACCTCCACGGCGTCGCCTGCTCACGCATCCTCGTCTTCTCCCGGCATGACGGGCATGACGACTACCGCCTCCATGTCGAGCGCGTCCGGAGCACAGGGCCTGGTGCGCGGCTCCGGCGGCTGCGCAGACGCCATGAACAGCGGCGACTCCACCTGTGTCTCCGCGCCTACGGCCGAGAGCATTCCGGCCCTCCCCGTTCCGTCCGTCGCGGCTGTGCCCACACCCGTCTCTGCGCCCATGCCGGCTCCGCCGTCCGAGACGCCTCGCCGGTTCGCGCTGACGCATCTGGAGCTGTCGATCTACCGAACGTGA